One Kribbella sp. NBC_00662 genomic region harbors:
- a CDS encoding MFS transporter, with the protein MSTLELPVSATRSRRALSRRGSFWTAAAVAGVSLWTSAAPTTTYPLYASTWHLTPTATTAIFAVYPVVLVAFLLIFGQVSDYIGRRTTMLYGVGAMLAGVLLFAVAPSVGWVYAGRALMGAGVGLALSPATAAAVEFSARGKAHRAASITTVATAAGLALATIVGGGLIEYAPAPLHLDYWVLVAVIVGVLGAVWRMPRHTKDEAQGRWRPRPITVAKGIRLLYLAAALAVTGAYAFGSVFLALGAEIVRDLVGTGNVFVIGLLLAIFSVATGTTAIIGRRFPAHRLVPLGAILTLVDLGLLELAATAHSVPLFVATTITGGTAYGLLFSGGLGLIAAHAPAHHRGATVSAVYLVAYILQGAIALTLGLVATASGLSTALLLGVTVIGTLAILILAAAVLLTTRKEVS; encoded by the coding sequence GTGAGCACCCTCGAGCTCCCCGTCTCGGCCACGCGATCGCGCCGAGCTCTCAGCCGGCGCGGCAGTTTCTGGACCGCCGCCGCCGTCGCGGGAGTCAGTCTGTGGACGAGCGCCGCCCCGACCACGACGTACCCGCTCTATGCCTCGACCTGGCACCTCACCCCGACGGCGACGACCGCGATCTTCGCGGTGTACCCGGTGGTGCTGGTCGCGTTCCTGCTGATCTTCGGCCAGGTGTCGGACTACATCGGCCGCCGGACCACGATGCTGTACGGCGTCGGCGCGATGCTCGCCGGCGTCCTTCTCTTCGCCGTCGCCCCGTCGGTCGGCTGGGTCTATGCGGGACGGGCGCTGATGGGCGCCGGCGTCGGCCTGGCGTTGTCCCCCGCGACGGCAGCAGCGGTCGAGTTCAGCGCCCGGGGCAAGGCGCACCGAGCGGCGTCGATCACCACAGTGGCGACCGCGGCAGGGCTGGCGCTGGCGACGATCGTCGGCGGTGGGCTGATCGAGTACGCCCCGGCGCCGCTGCACCTGGACTACTGGGTCCTGGTCGCGGTCATCGTCGGCGTCCTCGGCGCCGTCTGGCGGATGCCGCGGCACACGAAGGACGAGGCGCAGGGCCGCTGGCGCCCGCGCCCGATTACCGTTGCCAAGGGCATCCGTCTGCTGTACCTGGCCGCGGCCCTCGCGGTCACCGGCGCGTACGCCTTCGGCTCGGTGTTCCTGGCCCTGGGCGCGGAGATCGTGCGTGACCTGGTCGGCACCGGGAACGTCTTCGTGATCGGTCTGCTGCTCGCGATCTTCTCGGTCGCCACCGGCACGACCGCGATCATCGGCCGCCGGTTCCCCGCGCATCGCCTGGTCCCGCTCGGCGCGATCCTCACGCTCGTCGACCTCGGTCTGCTCGAGCTCGCGGCGACGGCGCACTCGGTTCCGCTGTTCGTGGCGACGACGATCACCGGCGGCACGGCGTACGGCCTGCTGTTCTCCGGCGGCCTCGGCCTGATCGCCGCCCACGCCCCGGCACATCACCGTGGCGCGACGGTCTCGGCGGTCTATCTCGTTGCCTACATCCTGCAGGGCGCGATCGCGCTCACGCTCGGACTGGTCGCGACGGCCTCCGGCCTGAGTACGGCGCTGCTGCTCGGCGTCACCGTGATCGGTACGCTGGCCATCCTGATCCTGGCGGCGGCCGTTCTCCTCACCACCCGCAAGGAGGTGTCATGA
- a CDS encoding sulfatase-like hydrolase/transferase, translated as MRPDIVIVMTDQQRVGLTRRSGYPVDTMPFVDGLAAGGTDFRQAYTAAPACVPARTSLLTGRFPSAHQVRQNSNARHARFSQDLLDVLRAADYQLHFAGKPHMHRDARDFDTFAGPYFHTQGPERDAEEKAFDDWLEHLDHGVSAEPTPYDVRCQLPYRITSDALRAAHTADPGKPALFWVSYPEPHNPYQVPRPYFDLVAPEDVPDRINGPEATEVKGGSYAWLRRLQEEKRPGYDDNWRRYAANYLGMLRLLDDQIRRLHEGLRQRPRLTVVLADHGDYVGEYGLQRKGAGLNDFLMRIPLVITGDGIAIQQRDEPVSIVDVLPTICEAVGQPIPDGVQGRSLLPLAHGDPAPQAEFGSIIAEQGFGGRTYDVTARPPLHFAYDGPTFDELNTVTQSGAARMLRSGRWKLIVHADLAGELYDLENDPAELDNLFDDDGHLAVRAELLHQLARWQARLTDDLPNGNYVPLRLTHNWRWAQRRENQP; from the coding sequence ATGCGTCCCGACATCGTCATCGTGATGACGGATCAGCAGCGGGTGGGGCTGACCCGGCGCAGTGGGTATCCGGTCGACACCATGCCGTTCGTCGACGGCCTGGCGGCGGGCGGGACCGACTTCCGGCAGGCTTACACCGCGGCGCCGGCGTGTGTGCCGGCGCGGACGAGTCTGCTCACCGGCCGGTTCCCGAGCGCACATCAGGTCCGGCAGAACAGCAACGCCCGGCACGCCCGCTTCTCCCAGGATCTCCTCGACGTACTGCGAGCCGCGGATTACCAGCTGCACTTCGCCGGCAAACCGCACATGCACCGCGACGCTCGAGACTTCGACACCTTCGCCGGCCCGTACTTCCACACCCAGGGGCCCGAGCGCGACGCGGAGGAGAAGGCGTTCGACGACTGGCTCGAGCACCTCGACCACGGCGTCTCCGCCGAGCCGACGCCGTACGACGTCCGCTGCCAACTGCCCTACCGGATCACCAGCGACGCACTCCGGGCCGCGCACACCGCGGACCCCGGCAAACCCGCTCTCTTCTGGGTCTCCTACCCCGAGCCCCACAACCCGTACCAAGTCCCGCGGCCGTACTTCGACCTCGTCGCCCCCGAAGACGTCCCGGACCGCATCAACGGGCCAGAGGCAACAGAAGTCAAGGGCGGCAGCTACGCCTGGCTGCGCAGACTCCAGGAAGAGAAGCGACCTGGGTACGACGACAACTGGCGCCGGTACGCCGCGAACTACCTCGGCATGCTGCGCCTCCTGGACGACCAGATCCGCCGGCTGCACGAGGGCCTGAGGCAACGACCGCGACTGACCGTCGTGCTCGCCGATCACGGTGACTACGTCGGCGAGTACGGCCTGCAACGCAAGGGCGCCGGCCTCAACGACTTCCTGATGCGGATCCCGCTCGTCATCACGGGCGACGGCATCGCGATCCAGCAGCGCGACGAGCCGGTCTCGATCGTCGACGTACTCCCGACGATCTGCGAGGCCGTCGGCCAACCGATCCCCGACGGTGTCCAAGGCCGCAGCCTGCTCCCCCTCGCGCACGGTGACCCCGCGCCGCAGGCCGAGTTCGGCAGCATCATCGCCGAGCAGGGCTTCGGCGGACGCACGTACGACGTGACCGCCCGGCCGCCGTTGCACTTCGCGTACGACGGTCCGACCTTCGACGAGCTCAACACCGTCACGCAATCGGGTGCCGCCCGGATGCTCCGCAGCGGGCGCTGGAAACTCATCGTTCACGCCGACCTGGCCGGCGAACTCTACGACCTGGAGAACGATCCGGCCGAGCTCGACAACCTCTTCGACGACGACGGCCACCTGGCCGTCCGAGCCGAGTTGCTGCACCAGCTCGCCCGCTGGCAGGCCCGGCTCACCGACGACCTCCCCAACGGCAACTACGTCCCGCTCCGCCTGACCCACA
- a CDS encoding glyoxalase: MTNLRGVVLEVADVAATELFLKEAFGLDERVRVRESAAETTGFRGFTLSLTVAQPSTVTSLFESAVEAGATVVKPVTKSLWGYGGVVQAPDGTIWKIATSAKKDTGPATRDIDSVVLLLGCEDVAASKKFYVDHGLTVARSFGRKYVEFDTTGPVKLGLYGRKALAKDAGVPVDGSGAHRIALAMDEGAQVDPDGFAWEPAA, translated from the coding sequence ATGACAAATCTTCGAGGTGTGGTTCTGGAAGTGGCCGACGTTGCAGCGACCGAGCTGTTTCTGAAGGAGGCCTTCGGGCTGGACGAGCGGGTGCGGGTGCGTGAGTCGGCGGCGGAGACGACCGGTTTCCGCGGGTTCACGCTCTCGCTGACCGTCGCTCAGCCGAGTACGGTCACCAGTCTGTTCGAGTCGGCGGTCGAAGCCGGTGCGACGGTGGTGAAGCCGGTGACCAAGTCGCTGTGGGGGTACGGCGGTGTCGTGCAGGCGCCGGACGGGACGATCTGGAAGATCGCGACGTCGGCGAAGAAGGACACCGGTCCGGCGACCCGCGACATCGACTCCGTCGTGTTGCTGCTCGGTTGCGAAGATGTGGCCGCGAGCAAGAAGTTCTACGTCGATCACGGCCTGACCGTGGCGCGGAGCTTCGGGCGCAAGTACGTCGAGTTCGACACCACCGGGCCGGTGAAGCTAGGGCTCTACGGGCGGAAGGCGCTGGCCAAGGACGCCGGCGTACCGGTCGATGGCAGCGGCGCGCACCGGATCGCGCTGGCCATGGACGAAGGCGCCCAGGTCGACCCCGACGGATTCGCCTGGGAGCCCGCGGCCTGA
- a CDS encoding winged helix-turn-helix transcriptional regulator: MSTRTAGRPNCSIARALDLLRDRWTFLILREAHLGTTRFADFRDVLGIAPNILTNRLTAMVDAGLLERREYRAEGERTRCDYHLTPAGDDLKLVLAALQQWGDVHVPREQGPTVVRHAKSGELVDVSFTTASGTRVPAEDVSFDPVPGSTADRSDWR; encoded by the coding sequence ATGAGCACCCGCACCGCCGGGCGACCGAACTGCTCGATCGCCCGGGCCCTCGACCTGCTGCGCGACCGGTGGACCTTCCTGATCCTCCGTGAGGCGCACCTGGGTACGACGCGCTTCGCCGACTTCCGTGACGTTCTCGGCATCGCGCCCAACATCCTCACCAACCGCTTGACGGCGATGGTGGACGCCGGCCTGCTGGAGCGGCGCGAGTACCGGGCGGAAGGCGAGCGCACCCGTTGCGACTACCACCTGACACCGGCCGGCGACGACCTCAAGCTCGTCCTCGCCGCTCTCCAGCAGTGGGGCGACGTCCACGTCCCGCGCGAGCAAGGCCCCACCGTCGTACGGCACGCCAAGTCCGGCGAGCTGGTGGACGTGTCGTTCACCACCGCGTCGGGGACCCGGGTGCCGGCCGAGGATGTCTCGTTCGACCCGGTCCCCGGCAGTACGGCGGACCGCAGCGATTGGCGCTGA
- a CDS encoding VOC family protein → MSIELNHTIVHVRDRWAAARDVGQLLGLPEARAYGPFAELKLDNGASLDFMDTEGEIHGQHYAFLVSEEDFDRILGRLRDEGRKWWADPFKRQPQEINQGDGGRGLYWEGPDGHWLEIITRPYGSGDG, encoded by the coding sequence ATGAGTATCGAACTGAACCACACGATTGTGCACGTGAGGGACCGATGGGCTGCTGCTCGCGATGTCGGTCAGTTGCTCGGTCTGCCGGAGGCGAGAGCGTACGGACCATTCGCCGAGCTGAAGTTGGACAATGGGGCGAGCCTGGACTTCATGGACACCGAGGGCGAGATCCACGGCCAGCACTACGCCTTCCTCGTGAGCGAAGAGGATTTCGACCGCATCCTCGGTCGTTTGAGGGACGAAGGTCGCAAGTGGTGGGCCGATCCGTTCAAGCGCCAACCACAAGAGATCAACCAGGGCGACGGCGGCCGCGGCCTGTACTGGGAGGGCCCTGACGGGCATTGGCTCGAGATCATCACACGTCCGTACGGCAGCGGCGACGGCTGA
- a CDS encoding TetR/AcrR family transcriptional regulator, producing the protein MDERLGLRERKKRESRRRIADVASGLFIERGFDNVTIAEVAEAANVARMTVFNYFPRKEDLFLDRHADLIDDLRRTIRDREPGESVVAAVRRHLHELLETQHPLSGARDGTEHFYQIVDASPALVRRTLEHTRELADALTELLESEVEPGRQAEVVANLIATAVTIVPRVAVDKLIAGHPGEQVRREQVDVIDQTFDLLEGGIGQYGR; encoded by the coding sequence ATGGATGAGCGGCTCGGCCTGCGCGAGCGGAAGAAGCGGGAGAGCCGGCGGCGGATCGCCGACGTCGCGTCGGGGCTGTTCATCGAGCGCGGGTTCGACAACGTGACGATCGCCGAGGTCGCGGAGGCGGCGAACGTCGCGCGGATGACCGTCTTCAACTACTTCCCACGTAAGGAAGACCTGTTCCTCGACCGGCACGCGGACCTGATCGACGATCTGCGCCGCACGATCCGCGATCGCGAGCCCGGCGAGTCGGTCGTCGCCGCGGTACGGCGCCACCTGCACGAACTCCTCGAGACACAGCACCCGCTGTCCGGCGCCCGGGACGGGACCGAGCACTTCTACCAGATCGTCGACGCGAGCCCGGCGCTCGTACGTCGTACGCTCGAACACACCCGTGAGTTGGCCGATGCGCTGACCGAGCTCCTCGAATCCGAGGTCGAGCCGGGCCGGCAGGCCGAGGTCGTGGCCAATCTGATCGCGACCGCGGTCACGATCGTGCCGCGGGTCGCCGTCGACAAGCTGATCGCCGGACACCCGGGCGAGCAGGTACGCCGTGAGCAGGTCGACGTCATCGATCAGACCTTCGACCTGCTCGAGGGCGGCATCGGTCAGTACGGCCGCTGA
- a CDS encoding FAD-dependent monooxygenase: MDYDVVVAGAGPVGLMLACELRLAGVDVLVMERLTEPDLTIKAGSVNLPTAEALYRRGLLPALQEQQQRMMQEFARMAGLAAPASAPGSGPAAGPAAGPAAVAPPAQPKRPPIAGHFGGILVGAEKVDFTDPEFRDAGPASSIFLVNQQTIELVLAERAAELGVDVRRGVELTGFVADDDGLRVQLGDEEVTAGWLVGCDGGRSIVRKLAGFDFVGTDPEITGHQAMVELEGAENLTLGWNSTATGIYAYGPIPGRILTVEFDGPPIDRDAPITAHELETSLRNVTGADVTITKVITATRFTDNARQATTYRKGRILLAGDAAHVHSPFGGQGLNLGIGDAMNLGWKLAATIKGSAPEGLLDTYTTERHPIGEWVLDWTRAQITIMRTDRHARALRPIIADLLNTPDGSTYLAKKLSGAWQSYDLGNAHPLAGTSAPDLEFADGTRLADHLHTGKALLLDLTNSPGLSNLAAPWSDRLQVINTKPTAAPPASALLIRPDGHIAWATDTDDHDGLVPALHTWLGEAA, from the coding sequence ATGGACTACGACGTGGTGGTGGCCGGCGCAGGGCCGGTAGGACTCATGCTCGCCTGCGAGCTGCGGCTGGCCGGGGTGGACGTGCTCGTGATGGAGCGGCTGACCGAGCCCGACCTGACGATCAAGGCCGGCTCGGTCAACCTGCCGACCGCGGAGGCCTTGTATCGCAGGGGTTTGCTGCCGGCGCTGCAGGAACAGCAACAGCGGATGATGCAGGAGTTCGCCCGGATGGCGGGCTTGGCGGCTCCGGCGTCCGCACCGGGGTCTGGACCGGCTGCTGGCCCGGCTGCAGGACCGGCTGCTGTGGCGCCGCCTGCTCAGCCGAAGCGGCCGCCGATTGCCGGGCACTTCGGCGGGATCCTGGTCGGCGCGGAGAAGGTCGATTTCACCGACCCCGAGTTCCGCGATGCCGGCCCCGCCTCCAGCATCTTCCTGGTCAACCAGCAAACCATCGAACTGGTCCTCGCCGAACGGGCCGCCGAGCTCGGCGTCGACGTACGCCGCGGCGTCGAGCTGACCGGGTTTGTTGCCGACGACGACGGCTTACGCGTCCAGCTCGGAGACGAAGAGGTGACGGCCGGCTGGCTCGTCGGCTGCGACGGCGGCCGGAGCATCGTCCGCAAACTGGCCGGCTTCGACTTCGTCGGCACCGACCCCGAGATCACCGGCCACCAGGCAATGGTCGAGCTCGAGGGCGCCGAGAACCTCACCCTCGGCTGGAACAGCACCGCCACCGGCATCTACGCGTACGGCCCGATCCCCGGCCGCATCCTCACCGTCGAATTCGACGGCCCACCGATCGACCGCGACGCACCGATCACAGCGCACGAGTTGGAGACCAGTCTCCGCAACGTCACCGGCGCCGACGTCACGATCACCAAGGTCATCACCGCGACCCGGTTCACCGACAACGCCCGCCAGGCAACGACGTACCGCAAAGGCCGCATCCTCCTGGCCGGCGACGCTGCCCACGTCCACTCCCCCTTCGGCGGCCAGGGCCTCAACCTGGGCATCGGCGACGCCATGAACCTCGGCTGGAAACTCGCCGCCACCATCAAGGGCTCGGCCCCGGAAGGCCTCCTCGACACCTACACCACCGAACGCCACCCCATCGGCGAATGGGTCCTCGACTGGACCCGAGCCCAGATCACCATCATGCGCACCGACCGCCACGCCAGAGCCCTACGCCCGATCATCGCCGACCTCCTGAACACCCCCGACGGCTCCACCTACCTGGCCAAGAAACTCTCCGGCGCCTGGCAAAGCTACGACCTGGGCAACGCGCACCCCCTGGCAGGAACCTCAGCCCCCGACCTGGAGTTCGCCGACGGCACCCGCCTCGCCGACCACCTCCATACCGGCAAGGCCCTCCTCCTCGACCTCACCAACTCCCCGGGCCTGAGCAACCTTGCCGCCCCTTGGTCCGATCGGCTCCAGGTCATCAACACCAAGCCCACAGCCGCGCCACCGGCGTCCGCCCTCCTCATCCGCCCCGACGGCCACATCGCCTGGGCCACCGACACCGACGACCACGACGGCCTCGTCCCCGCCCTTCATACCTGGCTGGGCGAGGCAGCCTGA
- a CDS encoding VOC family protein produces MTKTSPIKGLDELEVITLFVEDVAACKKFYLDVFGLEVIFEDANSALLRLRNLMLNLITVDEAPILIEPNAVAAPTAGGRALYTVRVDDADAAAAELQAHGVTLLNGPIDRPWGRRTAAFADPAGNLWEIAQALD; encoded by the coding sequence ATGACGAAGACCAGCCCGATCAAAGGCCTCGACGAGCTCGAGGTCATCACCTTGTTCGTCGAGGACGTAGCGGCTTGCAAGAAGTTCTACCTCGACGTGTTCGGTCTCGAGGTGATCTTCGAGGACGCCAACTCGGCCTTGCTCAGGCTCCGCAACCTGATGCTCAACCTCATCACGGTCGACGAAGCACCCATCTTGATCGAGCCGAATGCCGTCGCCGCGCCGACTGCCGGTGGGCGAGCGCTCTACACGGTCCGAGTCGACGACGCCGACGCGGCCGCCGCAGAGCTACAGGCGCATGGCGTCACCCTGCTGAACGGCCCGATCGACCGCCCGTGGGGCAGGCGTACCGCGGCCTTCGCAGACCCGGCAGGCAACCTGTGGGAGATCGCACAGGCCCTCGACTGA
- a CDS encoding DUF302 domain-containing protein: MGVRSETLRFCIGNREREGKETIMSNQNFVAVSHEVVRWSIDTGTTFEDFRARYEAAVPVLDLVRMERLRAGRASWDAVLAAAEENAPHGFMRFWSTDVGATMRLAGDPGSCATYLMGNHTIAERMYRHDPAVMLYAPLRTAIHQDRQGATLFSIDQPSTRFYSFDVPDIAAVGQELDRKVANLLKVLDVTVPPALSAAAASDR, from the coding sequence GTGGGCGTTCGGTCGGAAACCCTGCGTTTCTGCATTGGTAATCGAGAGCGAGAAGGCAAGGAGACGATCATGTCCAATCAGAATTTCGTCGCGGTTTCCCATGAGGTCGTCCGATGGTCGATCGACACGGGAACGACGTTCGAGGATTTCCGGGCCCGGTACGAGGCTGCCGTGCCGGTGCTCGATCTTGTGCGGATGGAGCGGCTGCGCGCCGGGCGGGCAAGTTGGGACGCGGTGCTCGCCGCCGCCGAGGAGAACGCGCCGCATGGTTTCATGCGGTTCTGGAGCACCGATGTCGGGGCGACCATGCGGCTGGCCGGCGACCCGGGATCCTGCGCTACCTATTTGATGGGAAATCACACCATCGCCGAGCGCATGTATCGGCACGACCCGGCGGTCATGCTCTACGCACCGCTGCGTACAGCGATCCACCAGGACCGGCAGGGTGCGACGCTGTTCTCCATCGACCAGCCCAGCACCCGTTTCTACAGCTTCGACGTTCCCGACATCGCCGCCGTCGGCCAGGAGCTGGACCGCAAGGTCGCCAACCTGCTGAAGGTTCTGGACGTGACCGTCCCGCCCGCTCTCTCCGCAGCCGCTGCGAGCGACCGGTAA
- a CDS encoding TetR/AcrR family transcriptional regulator gives METIDAPAGVSRGGRGARERILRTAVELFARDGIHATGIAKLTHEAHVSTRTFYQHFPSKEALVSAYVERVGAEPDSLESALDRHDLTARERLLHLFDERPVNQAHPPVLRGCPLHNTAVEAAGNMPEATALVERHKREFTARLIKTAAEAGAPDPDILGRQLALLFEGCRALSTSLNNSQPIHDARELAATLIDQTAT, from the coding sequence ATGGAAACGATCGATGCACCGGCCGGTGTATCCCGCGGTGGACGCGGCGCCCGGGAGCGCATCCTGCGCACCGCCGTGGAGCTGTTCGCCCGTGACGGCATTCACGCCACCGGCATCGCCAAGCTGACACACGAGGCACACGTATCGACTCGCACCTTCTACCAGCACTTCCCGAGCAAGGAAGCCTTGGTGAGCGCCTATGTTGAGCGTGTCGGAGCGGAACCAGACAGTCTCGAGAGCGCCCTCGACCGCCACGACCTCACCGCGCGCGAACGCCTCCTGCACCTGTTCGACGAACGCCCGGTCAATCAGGCACACCCACCTGTTCTGCGCGGCTGTCCCCTCCACAACACCGCTGTCGAAGCAGCCGGAAACATGCCCGAAGCCACAGCACTCGTCGAGCGCCACAAACGAGAATTCACCGCGCGGCTGATCAAAACCGCCGCCGAAGCAGGTGCCCCCGACCCCGACATCCTTGGACGACAACTCGCCCTGCTGTTCGAAGGCTGCCGCGCTCTATCCACCTCCCTCAACAACTCCCAGCCCATCCACGACGCCCGAGAGCTCGCCGCCACACTGATCGACCAAACAGCCACCTGA
- a CDS encoding carbohydrate-binding protein — translation MATAGVPAAAQRGAVVSGTYSSGSAQTWQPLPTTYVGNDGTGPVDATVVVDPSTLRQKYSGVGFSLDETSVSNLWKLTPAERERAIKLLADPRTGAGFDRFRLTIGSPDLIEHLPFWSYDELPPGVTEDRGLKYFSIKRDVDLHIVDTVKLIQKYNPRATFFASAWSAPAWMKTNNRFTGEVALNPGSTTSYHQVGKLRDDCIDVFAKYYVKYLQAYAKYGITVDALTLLNEPGIDVVYPAMDISVEQQQKLSVAIKREVRRAGLRTELYVHDFNFWDWRDPNSTETKNYYRIFDDPKAEKAADAIAFHPYWGDPTVMRDAFEEFGKPVHMTETSDLSPATILNYFRLDASSYIMWAQTTDQDGGTLHWTPARDNNVDWEEVGRTTKWPNRLVTVDTNTKTFTVRDELYAMGQFAKYLGPEHTRVESSATANGISNVVYKDAHDNFVAIVGNSNAAPSKVRVTTAGKSFTVTVPANAYATYRWHGDVPRRDHAPVLQDVPDVVADQYQTTQIQLKATDRDHDNLAYYATDLPAGVSLDGNTLSLHPTVAGVMDVKVRVTDGASHDETTVHVTVRPHGAPVGEKVEAESYVAQHGWTDGGANFIESNPAASGGKNVGWTAPGNWLQYRVDVAEAGTYNLELRVANGTGAPAPDAISIRDATDTTLTKATVPDTGGWANYRSITTLVTLPAGEQTITVYCETGGFNLDYLKLVRNQEA, via the coding sequence TTGGCGACAGCCGGGGTGCCGGCGGCGGCTCAGCGCGGGGCCGTGGTCAGCGGCACGTACTCCAGCGGCTCGGCGCAGACCTGGCAGCCGTTGCCGACGACGTACGTCGGGAACGATGGCACCGGCCCCGTGGACGCGACGGTGGTCGTGGACCCGAGCACGCTGAGGCAGAAGTACTCCGGTGTCGGGTTCTCGCTCGACGAGACCAGCGTCTCCAACCTGTGGAAGCTGACCCCGGCCGAGCGCGAGCGAGCGATCAAGCTCCTCGCCGATCCGAGGACCGGCGCCGGGTTCGACCGGTTCCGGCTCACGATCGGGAGCCCGGACCTGATCGAGCACCTGCCGTTCTGGTCGTACGACGAGCTGCCGCCCGGCGTGACCGAGGATCGCGGCCTGAAGTACTTCTCGATCAAGCGGGACGTCGATCTGCACATCGTCGACACGGTGAAGCTGATCCAGAAGTACAACCCGCGCGCGACGTTCTTCGCGTCGGCGTGGAGCGCGCCGGCCTGGATGAAGACCAACAACCGGTTCACCGGCGAGGTCGCGTTGAACCCCGGGAGTACGACGTCGTACCACCAGGTCGGCAAGCTGCGCGACGACTGCATCGACGTGTTCGCGAAGTACTACGTGAAGTACCTGCAGGCGTATGCGAAGTACGGGATCACGGTCGATGCGCTGACGCTCCTCAACGAGCCGGGCATCGACGTGGTGTATCCGGCCATGGACATCAGCGTCGAGCAGCAGCAGAAGTTGTCGGTGGCAATCAAGCGCGAGGTACGCCGCGCCGGCCTGCGCACGGAGCTGTACGTGCACGACTTCAACTTCTGGGACTGGCGGGACCCCAACAGCACGGAAACGAAGAACTACTACCGGATCTTCGATGATCCGAAAGCTGAAAAGGCCGCGGATGCGATCGCGTTCCATCCGTACTGGGGCGACCCGACCGTGATGCGGGATGCGTTCGAGGAGTTCGGGAAGCCCGTGCACATGACCGAGACGAGTGATCTGTCACCGGCGACGATCCTGAACTACTTCCGGCTCGACGCGTCGTCGTACATCATGTGGGCGCAGACGACCGACCAGGACGGCGGGACGCTGCACTGGACTCCGGCGCGGGACAACAACGTGGACTGGGAAGAGGTCGGACGGACGACGAAGTGGCCGAACCGACTGGTCACCGTCGACACGAACACCAAGACGTTCACGGTGCGGGACGAGCTGTATGCGATGGGGCAGTTCGCGAAGTACCTCGGGCCGGAGCACACGCGCGTGGAGTCGAGTGCGACGGCGAACGGCATCAGCAATGTCGTGTACAAGGATGCCCACGACAACTTCGTCGCGATCGTTGGGAACTCCAATGCGGCGCCGAGCAAGGTTCGCGTGACGACGGCGGGGAAGTCGTTCACGGTGACAGTTCCGGCGAACGCGTACGCGACGTACCGGTGGCACGGGGACGTGCCGCGCCGCGACCACGCGCCGGTGTTGCAGGACGTTCCCGACGTGGTTGCTGACCAGTACCAGACCACGCAGATCCAGTTGAAGGCAACCGATCGCGACCACGACAATCTCGCCTACTACGCGACCGATCTGCCGGCCGGCGTCAGCCTCGACGGCAACACCCTGAGCCTGCATCCGACGGTTGCCGGAGTCATGGACGTCAAGGTGCGTGTCACTGACGGCGCCTCGCACGACGAGACGACTGTGCACGTGACGGTCAGGCCGCACGGTGCGCCGGTGGGCGAGAAGGTGGAGGCGGAGTCGTACGTCGCCCAGCACGGCTGGACCGACGGCGGCGCCAACTTCATCGAGAGCAACCCGGCCGCGAGCGGCGGGAAGAACGTCGGCTGGACCGCACCGGGCAACTGGCTGCAGTACCGCGTCGACGTCGCGGAGGCCGGGACCTACAACCTCGAGCTCCGGGTCGCCAACGGCACAGGCGCTCCCGCGCCGGATGCGATCTCGATCCGCGACGCAACCGACACAACACTCACCAAGGCAACGGTCCCGGACACCGGCGGTTGGGCCAACTACCGATCGATCACGACCCTGGTCACCCTGCCCGCAGGCGAGCAAACCATCACCGTGTACTGCGAGACCGGCGGCTTCAATCTCGACTATCTGAAGCTGGTCAGGAATCAAGAAGCGTGA